The sequence TATCTGAAATACAAATGTAACATGAAAAAAACGATGGGGGGCAAGGGACACATACGTACTATCCCCCGTGCGCGCAAGAGGGGCAGACCGTACTTGCCTGCTGCCCATGAGTGCGTATACCGTCAGGTTGCAATACGGCAGCATCCGGTGTTGCTGCGCGGTCGGGCTGCGCACCGCCGGTTAATCAAAATTAAAGATCGGGAAGGTTTGCATGAGTGCAACAAGCTTTTGGAACAAGTGCAATGTGTCGGGCATTACCCACAAGGGCGAAGAGTTCCTTAAATTTGTAGGGCCGGGGCTGCTGGTGACCGTGGGCTTTATCGACCCTGGCAACTGGGCCGCCAATCTGGCCGCCGGGGCGGAGTATGGTTATTCCCTGCTGTGGATGGTGAGCCTTTCCACCTTTATGCTCATTGTATTGCAGCACAATGCGGCCCACCTGGGTATTGTGACGGGCAAATGCATGGCCGAGGCCATAACGGAGTATTTTCCCTGCACCATTGGTCGGCTTGTGCTGTTTAGCGCCTTTGGCGCTTCGGTCATGACCAGCATGGCAGAAATCCTCGGCGGGGCCATTGCCCTGCGTATGCTCTTTTCCATCCCCCTACCCATTGGCGCAACTCTCACGGCACTGCTTGCTGGTGCCCTTTTGCTGTTCAATTCATACAATAAAGTTGAAAAGTGGATCATCGGTTTTGTGTCGCTGATCGGCATCGCCTTTTTGTATGAGTTGTGGCTGGTGCCCGCCGGCTGGCTCCCCCAGGCTGCCGTGGGCTGGGTGATGCCAGCCTTTCCCGAAGGTTCCATGCTGGTGATCATGAGCGTGCTTGGCGCAGTGGTGATGCCGCACAATCTTTTTTTGCATTCCGAAATTATTCAGAGCCGCCAGTGGAATCTTGAGGGCGACGCCTTTATCAAAAAAAGGCTCGACTATGAATTTTTTGACACGCTCTTTGCCATGCTGGTGGGCTGGGCCATCAACAGCGCCATGATTATTCTGGCAGCTGCGGTGTTCTGGACAGCGGGGGAGCACGTGACGGAACTTGAGCAGGCCCGCGATCTGCTCAAGCCCCTGCTGGGCGACAGCGCCTCCGTGATTTTTGCCGTGGCCCTGCTGTTTGCCGGGGTGGCCTCGTCCGTCACATCGGGCATGGCGGGCGGCATCATGACCTCGGGCATGGCGGGCGAAGCCTACAACACCAAGGACAAGCACAGCGTCATGGGCATTGTTGGCTCGCTGGGCTGCGGCCTTGTGCTCATCTGGCTGACCAGCGATCCCTTCAAGGGCTTGCTGCTTTCGCAAATGGCTCTCTCGGTGCAGTTGCCCATCACCATGGTCTCGCTGGTGGCGCTGACATCGTCCCCCAAGGTCATGGGCAAATACGCCAACGGCAAGGGCACAAAGCTGCTGCTCTACACACTCGCAGGCATCGTGACCGTGCTGAACATCATGCTGCTCTTCAGCGCGCTGGATTAGCGACGCTTCGGAGACCACCCACAATATGTCCCGGACTGCGGACACAATATTGTATTGTCGTGCGGCTATAGTACAATATTGTTTGGACTCCGGCTGAAGGTGAACGGTAAATTAATATACATATCGGTATGTTGAGCAGGGCCTTTCATCGGCATGTTCCTTGCTCTACCCAGAGCGGTTCCCAAACTTTTTGCGGAAAGAGGCACCATGAAAAGGCTTGAACATCTCATGCAAGCATTGCAACAGCAGGAGGACATCCCCGTCATGGGCAAAACCGACCTGCTGCTCTATGCCCCCTGCCCGGTAAAGCTTGTGGTCAAGGAGCGCATCGAGGCCATTGCCGCAGCGGAAAATCCGCCTCTGACGGTGCATATTCCCATGGGCTGCACATCGGTTGATCCTTACGACCCGCTGTATATGGAATCTGATGCAAACAAATTGCCCGCCGTTATAGCGTCCATTGGCTACGGCGACTTCTGGCGCGGCGAATTTGTGCGGCGTTTTGTCAGCACGGGCATATTTGAAAGCATCCAGCCCTGCGTGCTGAACCCCCTGTATGCCGATGCCGGGCTGATTGACCCTGCCGGGGCCTATACCATCTACGGTGTGACCCCGTACATTTTTCTGGTAGACCACAAAAAGCTGGACGGCCTGCCAGCGCCGAAAAACTGGGCAGACCTCATGAACCCCCGTTATCGCGGGCAGATTGTCATGTGCGGCGATGGCGACGACATGGCTGACGCCGTGCTGCTCAACCAGTACAAGGATTTTGGCGAACCGGGCGTTACCGGGCTTGCCGCCAACATCAAAAGCTTCATGCACTCCTCGCGCATGGCAAAGGTCTGCGGCACCGCCGCGCCCGATGCCGGAGGCATCTTTATCATCCCCCTGTTTTTTGCCGAGAGCACCAAACTGCCGGAACATGTGGAAATTGTCTGGCCCGAGGACGGCGCAGCCGCAAGCCCCCTCTATCTGCTGGCAAAAAAATCAGAAAAGGCGCGTCTGGCTCCGGTGCTGGATTTCTTTGCCAATGGCTTTGGCGGCATAGACAGCGCCGCCTGGTTCATCCCCGTGGACGGTTCGCGCCCCTCGCAGTTGCCCGCAGGGGCAAAGCTCAAATGGGTGGGCTGGGATTTTGTGGAAAGCAACGACGTGAACAGCCTGCGCGATATTCTGGCCTTGAAGTTCCGGCGGTTGCAGGCGGGCACGGCATGCGTCTCATAACCGTGGCGGGGCCGCCCGCGTGCGGCAAAACCTCGCTTGTGGTCAGGGCTGGCGCGGCCCTGAAGGCGCGGGGCGCGACCTGCGCCGTCATCAAGTTTGACTGCCTGCAAACCCGCGATGACGAACTTTACGCGGCGGCGGGCATTCCCGTTTCCGTTGCGCTTTCCGGCGGGCTCTGCCCCGACCACTTTTTTGCCACCAATCTGGAAGAAGCCTTTGCCTGGGCCGGAGAAACCGGGGCCAATATCTGCATTATCGAAACCGCAGGCCTGTGCAACCGCTGTTCGCCGCATCTGCGCGGGGCTTTGGCCCTGTGCGTCATCGACAACCTCATGGGCATAGACGCGCCGGAAAAAATTGGCCCCATGCTGCGGCTGGCCGATGTGGTGGCCGTGACCAAGGGTGATCTTGTTTCGCAGGCAGAACGCGAGGTCTACCGCTACCGCATCCGGCAGATGAACCAACGGGCCGTTATCCGGCACGTGAACGGTCTGACAGGGCAGGGTTGCGCGGAGCTTGCCGCCATCATGGCCATCGCGCCGGACATTGCCTCCGTTACCGACATGCGGCTGCGCTTCGCCATGCCCGCAGCTATCTGCTCCTATTGCCTGAGCGAAATGCGCATTGGCGCGCGTTACCAGAAGGGCAACGTCAAAAAGGCGGAATTTGGAGAAGGTCATGGAGCGTGAAAATATGGAACTGGCCCTGCGCAGTCTGAGCCTGACCCCAGGCCGCGACAAGGCAGGCCAGCCGGAAAAGACGGAGATTCACTTCCGCCCCGGTGAAATCACGGCCCTGCTGGGGCCAACGGGCGCTGGCAAGAGCCGCTTTTTGAGCGATATTGAATCACTGGCCGCAGGCGATACCCCAACGGGCCGTACCGTGCTGCTCAACGGCGCAGAACCCGACGAAGACACGCGCTTTGATCTGCAGGGGCGGCTGGTGGCCCAGCTGACCCAGAATATGAACTTTGTGCTGGACATGGGCGTCATGGATTTTTTGCGCACCCACGCCCTGAGCCGCGAGGTGACAGACCCCGAAGTCGCTGCGGCCAGGGTTTTTGCCGCCGCCAACGAACTGGCTGGCGAATCCTTTGGCGGGAGCACGCAGCTGACCCAGCTTTCCGGCGGGCAGTCGCGCGCCCTGATGATTGCGGATACAGCCCTGCTCAGCTGGTCGCCCGTACTGCTCATTGACGAAATTGAAAACGCCGGAGTGGACAAGCGCAAGGCCCTTGATCTGCTGCTGGCATCGGACAAGATTATTGTCATGGCGACGCATGATCCCGTGCTGGCCTTGGCGGCAGACAGGCGGCTGGTGTTCGAGCAAGGGGCCGTGGCCGCTGTGCTGGCGCGCACCCCGGCGGAAGACGCCCTGCTGGCCCGATTGGAAGATATGGAACGGCACTGGTCTGATGTGCGCGAGGCCCTGCGCAAAGGGGCGGACATGTCGCCCTGGGGTATTTAGCTGGTATTTTTCGCGTGGGAAGCGCCCCACACCAATAACAAGCTGTTTTACTTGCAGTTTTGTCAGGTCTTGTCTGAAACAGGGGCAAGAGCAGAATGTGCAACGCGTATAACGCAGAGGCCGTCCCAAGGGACGGCCTCTGCGTTTGCATATCTTGTGCAGCGAAAGTTATTTTTTCTCAAACATTTCGATCTGGGCGACCACCATGCGGCTGAACACGGCGGCAATGCTCTCTGCATCCACAGTGGCGGAGCCGGAACCGGCAAAGGCTTCGGCCACCTTTTGCGCATTGCTCACCATGGTGGAAAAAATCTGCG comes from uncultured Desulfovibrio sp. and encodes:
- a CDS encoding GTP-binding protein codes for the protein MRLITVAGPPACGKTSLVVRAGAALKARGATCAVIKFDCLQTRDDELYAAAGIPVSVALSGGLCPDHFFATNLEEAFAWAGETGANICIIETAGLCNRCSPHLRGALALCVIDNLMGIDAPEKIGPMLRLADVVAVTKGDLVSQAEREVYRYRIRQMNQRAVIRHVNGLTGQGCAELAAIMAIAPDIASVTDMRLRFAMPAAICSYCLSEMRIGARYQKGNVKKAEFGEGHGA
- a CDS encoding Nramp family divalent metal transporter; this encodes MSATSFWNKCNVSGITHKGEEFLKFVGPGLLVTVGFIDPGNWAANLAAGAEYGYSLLWMVSLSTFMLIVLQHNAAHLGIVTGKCMAEAITEYFPCTIGRLVLFSAFGASVMTSMAEILGGAIALRMLFSIPLPIGATLTALLAGALLLFNSYNKVEKWIIGFVSLIGIAFLYELWLVPAGWLPQAAVGWVMPAFPEGSMLVIMSVLGAVVMPHNLFLHSEIIQSRQWNLEGDAFIKKRLDYEFFDTLFAMLVGWAINSAMIILAAAVFWTAGEHVTELEQARDLLKPLLGDSASVIFAVALLFAGVASSVTSGMAGGIMTSGMAGEAYNTKDKHSVMGIVGSLGCGLVLIWLTSDPFKGLLLSQMALSVQLPITMVSLVALTSSPKVMGKYANGKGTKLLLYTLAGIVTVLNIMLLFSALD
- a CDS encoding ABC transporter ATP-binding protein; translated protein: MERENMELALRSLSLTPGRDKAGQPEKTEIHFRPGEITALLGPTGAGKSRFLSDIESLAAGDTPTGRTVLLNGAEPDEDTRFDLQGRLVAQLTQNMNFVLDMGVMDFLRTHALSREVTDPEVAAARVFAAANELAGESFGGSTQLTQLSGGQSRALMIADTALLSWSPVLLIDEIENAGVDKRKALDLLLASDKIIVMATHDPVLALAADRRLVFEQGAVAAVLARTPAEDALLARLEDMERHWSDVREALRKGADMSPWGI
- a CDS encoding ABC transporter substrate-binding protein → MKRLEHLMQALQQQEDIPVMGKTDLLLYAPCPVKLVVKERIEAIAAAENPPLTVHIPMGCTSVDPYDPLYMESDANKLPAVIASIGYGDFWRGEFVRRFVSTGIFESIQPCVLNPLYADAGLIDPAGAYTIYGVTPYIFLVDHKKLDGLPAPKNWADLMNPRYRGQIVMCGDGDDMADAVLLNQYKDFGEPGVTGLAANIKSFMHSSRMAKVCGTAAPDAGGIFIIPLFFAESTKLPEHVEIVWPEDGAAASPLYLLAKKSEKARLAPVLDFFANGFGGIDSAAWFIPVDGSRPSQLPAGAKLKWVGWDFVESNDVNSLRDILALKFRRLQAGTACVS